One segment of Myotis daubentonii chromosome 11, mMyoDau2.1, whole genome shotgun sequence DNA contains the following:
- the LOC132212558 gene encoding ficolin-2-like gives MPPTRAAAAMGPVVLALVLLGTAAATTDNCPEVKVLWLEANNLTIVRGCPGLPGAQGPKGEAGTDGRRGDPGPFGVPGNAGPPGPKGDPGEKGARGEKGASWEPERCDTGPRSCKDLRTRGRTLSGWHTIYLPDCRRLTVLCDMHTDGGGWTVIQRRVDGSVDFYRDWAAYKQGFGSQLGEFWLGNDHIHALTAQGTNELRVDLVDFQDTRHFAKYQSFRVGSEAEKYQLVLGAFVEGNAGDSLTKHNGTLFSTKDRDNDGASSNCAEIYQGAWWFYSCYWSHLNGRYIGGPHASNAHGINWNSGKGKKYSYKVAEMKVRPV, from the exons ATGCCACCAACCAGAGCAGCCGCTGCCATGGGGCCCGTGGTCCTGGCCCTCGTCCTCCTGGGCACGGCAGCCGCCACAACTGACAACTGTCCAG AAGTGAAGGTGCTGTGGCTGGAGGCCAATAACCTCACCATCGTCCGGGGCTGCCCGGGGCTGcccggggcccaggggcccaaggGAGAGGCAGGCACCGACGGCAGGAGAG GAGACCCAGGCCCATTCGGAGTCCCTGGGAATGCGGGACCCCCGGGGCCCAAAG gaGACCCAGGGGAGAAGGGCGCTCGTGGAGAGAAAG GAGCATCGTGGGAACCTGAGCGATGTGACACAG GACCTCGGAGCTGCAAGGATCTGCGCACCAGGGGCCGCACCCTGAGCGGCTGGCACACCATCTACCTGCCCGACTGCCGGCGGCTGACCGTGCTGTGCGACATGCACACGGACGGCGGGGGCTGGACC gtgatCCAGCGCAGGGTGGACGGCTCCGTGGACTTCTACCGGGACTGGGCCGCCTACAAGCAGGGCTTCGGCAGCCAGCTGGGCGAGTTCTGGCTGGGCAACGACCACATCCACGCCCTGACCGCCCAGG GCACCAACGAGCTCCGTGTGGACCTGGTGGACTTCCAGGACACCCGCCACTTTGCCAAGTACCAGTCGTTCAGGGTGGGGAGCGAGGCCGAGAAGTACCAGCTGGTCCTGGGCGCCTTTGTCGAGGGCAACGCCG GTGACTCCCTGACCAAACACAACGGCACCCTGTTCTCCACCAAAGACCGGGACAACGACGGGGCCTCCTCCAACTGCGCCGAGATTTACCAGGGCGCCTGGTGGTTCTACAGCTGCTACTGGTCCCACCTGAACGGGCGCTACATCGGGGGCCCCCACGCGAGCAATGCACACGGCATCAACTGGAACTCAGGGAAGGGGAAAAAGTACAGCTACAAGGTGGCCGAGATGAAGGTGCGGCCCGTGTAG
- the LOC132212556 gene encoding ficolin-2-like produces MPPTRAAAAMGPVVLALVLLGTAATTTDNCPEVKVLGLEADKLTILRGCPGLPGAQGPKGEAGADGRRGEPGPSGVPGNAGPPGPKGDRGEKGERGEKGASWEAERCDTGPRSCREMLTRGHILSGWHTIYLPGCRRLTVLCDMHTDGGGWTVIQRRVDGSVDFYRDWAAYKQGFGSQLGEFWLGNEHIHALTAQGTNELRVDLVDFQGNRHFAKYQSFRLGSKDEKYPLILGAFAGGSAGDSLTQHNNSLFTTKDRDNDADSGNCAELYQGAWWYYRCYMSHLNGRYLGGTNESSPNGIVWISGKGKNYSYMVAEMKVRPV; encoded by the exons ATGCCACCAACCAGAGCAGCCGCTGCCATGGGGCCCGTGGTCCTGGCCCTCGTCCTCCTGGGCACTGCAGCCACCACAACTGACAACTGTCCAG AAGTGAAGGTGCTGGGGCTGGAGGCCGACAAGCTCACCATCCTCCGGGGCTGCCCGGGGctgcctggggcccaggggcccaaggGAGAGGCAGGCGCCGACGGCAGGAGAG GAGAACCAGGCCCATCCGGAGTCCCTGGGAATGCGGGACCCCCCGGGCCCAAAG gaGACCGAGGGGAGAAGGGCGAGCGGGGAGAGAAAG GAGCATCGTGGGAAGCTGAGCGATGTGACACAG GACCTCGGAGCTGCAGGGAAATGCTCACCAGGGGCCACATCCTGAGCGGCTGGCACACCATCTACCTGCCCGGCTGCCGGCGGCTGACCGTGCTGTGCGACATGCACACGGATGGCGGGGGCTGGACC gtgatCCAGCGCAGGGTGGACGGCTCCGTGGACTTCTACCGGGACTGGGCCGCCTACAAGCAGGGCTTCGGCAGCCAGCTGGGCGAGTTCTGGCTGGGCAATGAACACATCCACGCCCTGACCGCCCAGG GCACCAACGAGCTCCGTGTGGACCTAGTGGACTTCCAGGGCAACCGCCACTTTGCCAAGTACCAGTCGTTCAGGCTGGGGAGCAAGGATGAGAAGTACCCGCTGATCCTGGGCGCCTTTGCCGGGGGCAGCGCTG GTGACTCCCTGACCCAACACAACAACTCGCTGTTCACCACCAAAGACCGGGACAACGACGCGGACTCTGGCAACTGCGCCGAGCTTTACCAGGGCGCCTGGTGGTACTACAGATGCTACATGTCCCACCTGAACGGGCGCTACCTCGGGGGCACCAACGAGAGCTCTCCGAACGGCATCGTCTGGATTTCAGGGAAGGGGAAAAACTACAGCTACATGGTGGCCGAGATGAAGGTGCGGCCCGTGTAG